The proteins below come from a single Iocasia fonsfrigidae genomic window:
- the fliM gene encoding flagellar motor switch protein FliM, whose translation MADVLSQNEIDSLLTALSSGDVDVEEIKKETENQAVKAYDFRRPDKLSKEQMRTLQMIHENLARSLTTILSTQLRTMVDFDVASIEQITYEEFIRSLPEPTIIGISDLEPFKGQFIFELNPDIGFAVIDRLFGGFGKSNFTSRPFTDIEKVVFKRVINWILSGFPEAWENIVRVNPVLRDIESNPQFTQIVPSNDMTILITLMARIGDSEGLINICIPYIMIEPIVPKLNAQQWFSNTRSEQTAQHINTLKNKIKRTSLDVYAELGGAELTVSELLYLQKGDVIKLDKRSSDNIDIRIGKYVKFKGIPGKANKHLAMKVVEVVDTGEEGEEDDEQ comes from the coding sequence ATGGCTGATGTTTTAAGTCAAAATGAAATAGATTCTCTGCTGACAGCACTTTCCTCCGGGGATGTTGATGTTGAAGAGATAAAAAAAGAGACTGAGAATCAGGCGGTTAAGGCTTATGATTTTCGGCGGCCGGATAAATTATCCAAGGAACAAATGCGTACACTGCAGATGATTCATGAAAATCTTGCCCGGTCTTTAACTACCATTCTTTCTACTCAGCTTAGAACAATGGTTGATTTTGATGTTGCTTCAATAGAACAGATAACATATGAGGAATTTATTAGGTCATTACCTGAACCGACAATAATTGGGATCAGTGACCTGGAACCATTTAAAGGGCAGTTTATTTTTGAGTTAAATCCAGATATAGGTTTTGCAGTAATTGACCGCTTATTTGGTGGTTTTGGGAAATCTAATTTTACTTCCCGGCCTTTTACAGATATAGAGAAGGTTGTATTTAAGAGGGTAATCAACTGGATCCTCAGTGGATTTCCAGAAGCCTGGGAAAATATTGTCAGGGTTAATCCTGTATTAAGGGATATCGAATCAAATCCCCAGTTTACCCAGATTGTACCCAGTAATGATATGACTATTCTGATTACTTTGATGGCAAGAATAGGTGATAGTGAAGGACTAATTAATATATGTATTCCTTATATTATGATTGAACCGATTGTACCGAAATTAAATGCCCAACAGTGGTTCTCAAATACCAGGTCAGAACAAACCGCCCAGCATATTAATACCTTGAAAAACAAGATAAAACGCACCTCGCTTGATGTCTATGCAGAACTGGGTGGGGCTGAGTTAACTGTTTCCGAACTTCTCTATCTTCAAAAGGGTGATGTTATAAAATTAGATAAGAGATCATCTGATAATATTGATATTAGAATAGGTAAATATGTTAAATTTAAAGGTATACCAGGGAAAGCCAACAAACACCTGGCTATGAAGGTGGTTGAAGTAGTAGATACGGGAGAGGAAGGTGAAGAAGACGATGAGCAATGA